One Penaeus monodon isolate SGIC_2016 chromosome 42, NSTDA_Pmon_1, whole genome shotgun sequence genomic window, taaagggttcctctcaccctcccctcctcctctccaaaccaaccctccttcccttcctaccgcccctgccccacattcctccatacccaaagcaaatatagtaagaaaagaagcaaacaacaaatcacaagtcctacttaaggagataatacagccctgcactgaagtgcgagtgatcacccctcctaatgaatgatgcaatcataatccaacccaatgccaggtgtcactgatgacccacctccctcatcacccctcctccccccacaccgcccccgcaatattcatcgtgtttgaacttgtacccggatcgagaattgaccctgttacagacgagtgaccacccctcctaatgaatgaaactgtcataatcaataaccctaacgtcctccccccgtccccctgcccccatcaggtcggtcacacaacaggtctgctaatgaccaataattaccgttccgtccctcgccgcgacaaggataagaatacaattaactgaaaaggattataaaactcgttgtacaatatatacttttattttcctatttccatcacacacatattttacgtcaaccccgtatatggtgtaagcgatgtggaaggagaagaactcgtgcttgcacaattgtctctaatgtcaccaccacccctcctctcctctccaaagcatattctgtttttgctaagagaatatatctttggttctattctgtgtttgctaacgatttctcattattggtgaatgatgagaatatattggatagatcatcttcaccggtggcagctcttggatgtttgatagggcatgtatcacgaccatctatgtagcgataagttagagctgtctggaagataattcttttgtctcgatcgtatcctcctcttaaatgacagtctgccaccagtggattacggaacttaacccgtttcttcattgcggtgatatctccaggtggcgatgatttattatttgtagtgtaggtggaTTTCTCCATTGAtatgtttcttctcttcctggcgtattgtcactcacagtttcactcaccaaacgactaacagggctttaaataccattggcggcaatatttccatgctggcaactactgATATTGTTGGGCGGTGCGGGTGGGAGCAGTAGGGgcctcatattttaacgtgttatactagccgttcttacatcccaaagacatcttcataataaaaatatagtttattgaaaaggatcatgaaattcttgttgtactttattatgactctcaagctcacacaaacatacgccctaagaggcgataacacaaataacaggcttaaattatctgtgtaaatgtaaatgcgataaccaatatttcataccttgcacgtttcatacttataaaactaaaaggttatttacctaatagattgaaatgacgctggttttattctatttagagaggcattaatagggttttcaaggtatctacaccaggtcaaagacgggtttccccctcgtatttacgcctgaacacctaattatctaccaactagcgtcactacttgcccatatgtataactattgtttgaacttgtaactgacttgacaaatggccgtgttacagacgaatgatcacccctcataaccaataacaaataaccgcgcaagggaaagaaccgcAGGacgatagaagtcaggccaggtaatgaccaaattcaaggtgttgacccgaaaaacaggtgatccttccttcccttcctaccgcccctgtcccacattcctccataccccattacaaaccaataatagtaagaaaaagaagcaaacaaacagtcacaagtcctgcttaaggagataatacagcccttcactgaagtgttacaggtgagtgatcacacctatagctaatgagcgtgacacgatcaatatgatagcccgatgccaggtgtcactgatgaccccacctccatcatcaccccctcccctccctcccacccctcccccatatgcctttattatgactctcaagcttacacaaacacacgtcctaagaggcgataacacaaataacaggcttaaagtttctgtgtaaatgtaaatgcgataaccaatatttcatactttgcacgtttcatacttataaaactaacaggttaattacctaatagactgaaaagatgctggtctgattctatttagagagcctgaatgtGTTTTcaagtatctacaccaggtcaaagacgggtttccccctcatatttacgcctgaacacctaattatctgcAACTAGCGTCACcccctgtcccacgtgttgactcagttatgtttttgctaattaacctcaagggacaatgcggtatatttcctaaaatgttcctgccgcatttctcgatgctTTACAacctacaatgcaacttaggaaatatatttagttttcatttaagacccatatgtataactatatacagacgagcgtatccttccataagagattgcataacaatacatcctccgttttatgatgatatcagcacagaaagtggactagctcttcagcaatttactccccctcctcgaattgtctatagtacctggctacacgtatataggaagaaaaagaacgatgcaacggtaacaccACGTGCGCGTTTACTTGTCCGGGCGTGCAGTAGCGTTGGCGAAGGACGCGTGCGGAAGTAGGCGGCTTACAATCTCCCCTGTCTAACTGCGGTCAGTTTTGCATTAACATATCGTGCTCTGAATAGGTTAACCGACGTAGGGggtgtccaatatgcgaacaattataaaagcattatatcatgaagggcaaacaaattatattattttacctcctccctcctcgtccctcgatTAAAcgtgatgctgtatttaccgcgaggaagtaaaattattgatcataataataaatgtagttCTAACATGACTTCACACGACACTAAATATGCATGGACAGGGTTTGGCTTAGAAttagtgatgcttatagccatatcaagcttggaagttccttgcgaagaaaagtggtagtataaaaaacaataaataactcgtatgactgcaatacacaataaaCTCTGGAAGATTACAAACGTGTGTCGCGATCATTTATCAGAATCGAATCTGCACAGAATGCCAACTTAGTAATTCTATCATTCATTCAAGTCTTACTTCTCGCTGTTctcaccattattttttcctaTACGCAGAAAGATATACGATGATAGCAGGAGACAACTTGCTGTCTTTCGGAAACGCCATCTCCATCGGTTACGGAAATATCCTctttcggaaggagcattcagattctgacagaagcttataaatactaacaaccgcatctgagtcattacatgcttatattttatcaaattattctctaatgacaaataatgcttacctatagtatcaatatttttatatactatttttgtataaaattaccatattaccttgctatataaggtgaaaataaataaaataccctaAACTGTTAACATActttgtctcagaaatatgttcattgattaattaaaattatctgccgcgcctACGCCAAGGCCATTATCGGCGATTGCCATGCGGggctaaaatgttaaattactgaaatatctaaagatctatcaggaaataaaacctcttacatgtaaacataaataaataataataaatatatgaaaatcaaaacataaatattgtgctttaaaagtataaaagtataaaattatattttgtttaaaatattaggttcctttcggaaaacttgttttgctcttcatgttataaagttttataattgttcgtgtattggacaaagccacagacaaattagcctaaagcagggatttttgaccatgggtattagcttcgacatcgatgttttttgataaacacgatataacccttttatatataaatgcctaaaggtatcaacttatttgcctgagacattattttttactaaatcttgtatTGTAATCTTTCAACAGCTAAACTACCTATGTCATCGCCCACCCCCTACGTCGGTTAACCTATTCAGAGCACGATATGTTAATGCAAAACTGACCGCAGTTAGACAGGGGAGATTGTAAGCCGCCTACTTCCGCACGCGTCCTTCGCCAACGCTACTGCACGCCCGGAcaagtaaacgcgcacgcggtgttaccgttgcatcgttctttttcttcctatatacgtgtagccaggtactatagacaatttcgaggaggggaaGTAAatttgctgaagagctagtccactttctgtgctgatatcatcataaaacggggatgtattgttatgcgatctcttaggGAAAGGATACCTCGACtgttatagttatacatatgggttcttaaaggaaaactaaaatagggggaggaggagggtcatctgtgaaaACCGGGCTCAGGTTGGATTATGATtccctcattcattaggaggggtgatcactcgtctgtaacagggtcaattctcgatccaggtacaagttcaaacacgattgaatattggggggggcggggtgtggagggagaggtcatctgtgacacctggcatgggTTTTGGTTATGATTGCCTTATTCATtagggggtgatcactcgtgtgtgtaacaagttcaaacacgatgaattcattaggaggggtggtcactcgtctgtaacaggataaattctcgatccaggttaacaagttcaaacacgatgaatattgcgggggtggaggggaggagggtcatctggtGACACCTGgctcgggttggattatgattgggcctcattcattaggaggggtgatcactcgtgtgtgtaacggggttaattatcgatacggtacaagtttaaacatgataaatattgcgggcgggggtgggagggtatggaagggtggtggtggtggtggggttggggtaagagggtgggggagggatcatctgtggtacctggcatagggtttcagagagaaggggaggggagtcctccaggtgtgttctaatgattttggttacggtcattaataatgattctggttacggtcattgattccgttaatcactttccgcggtcattaccTGTTGTGATGCGAAAGGGTGAGGCGTTcttccagtcgcctgtattggagaggaggggagggacagatatcattagagtgggTTAATGTTTTCAGTTCccatcattgattatgataatcacttaattatgcctactttctgctatgagcgccatgaacgaccgtaaggtagtctggtgtgcatgctaaacatcattaactatgattaatgattccggttacggtcattgattacgttaatcacttgaggttacggtcattggttacgtaaatcgattgcggtttccggttctcattaacctacttcctgtttacaaaCCCCCATGTACCCTACTGAAGTGGAGTAGTTGTCCTTATGCAActacttgttgtgtgtgtgtgtgtgtgtgtgtgtgtgtgttgtgtgtggtgtgtgtgtgtgtgtgtgtgtgtgtgtggtgtgtgtgtgtatggttgtgtgtgtgtgtgtggtgtgtggtgtgtgtggtgtgtgtgtgtgtgtgtgtgtgtgtgtgtggtgtgtgtgtgtgtgtgtgtgtgtgtctgtgtgttgtgtgtatgtgtgtctgtgtgtgtgtatatatatacatatatatatatattatatattatatatatatatatataattatattatatatgtataaaatatatgctgtgtgtatgtatatatataatatatatatatatatatatattaaaatattgtgttgtgttttgtgtgtgtggtgtgtgtgtgtgttgtgtgtgtgtgtgtgtgtgtgtgtgtgtgtgtgtgtgtgggatgtatatatatatgtatatatatatatatataatttatatatatatatatatatatattaatatctatacatttatatacacattttaatacatacatatatatacgtgcacacattcatatataatatattatatatatatataatatatatatatttatatatatatatttatatataatatattatatatatatatatatattttatatataatgtatgtatgtatatatgttttgtatcacacaaacacacacacacacacacacacacacacacacaccacacacacacacaccacacaacacacacacacacacacacacacatacacacacacacacacacacacacccccaaaacacacacacacacacacacacacacacacacacacatacatatatatacatatatgtgtggtgtatatatatacatttatatattgtgtgtaaatattttatataatatatatatatataatataatatatattttttatttatttattttattttatgttatatatatatatatatctatatatatataaaatattttatatatataacatatattcaataCAACAAAgttatacataacacaaatacCCCCAaacttataatttaaaataaaaaatataaaatattaNNNNNNNNNNNNNNNNNNNNNNNNNNNNNNNNNNNNNNNNNNNNNNNNNNNNNNNNNNNNNNNNNNNNNNNNNNNNNNNNNNNNNNNNNNNNNNNNNNNNTAGTGGCAACCCCCCTCATACCCACACATCCCTACCGCtgtccaaccccccctccctctccacccccccgcACGCCCCACTCGTGGAGCTGTAGCGAATGGCTACAACTGTTCTAGTTCAACGTTGGTAGCTCGTGGCACGTGCGACTAGGCATCACGGATCAGCCACAACACGGCAAGCAGTATGATAGGCAATTACTTATAAGAACAgacttgtgtgtgatatgtaccaTTCTTGTACCTTAGGCATTCTTACCACCTTCAATTCTTAACTTTTGAAATCTCATACATTTGCCCATATTATACAGCAGAGTAAGGGAATACGCGTAGGGGAATGAATACTCATGAGCCTATTTAAAAttgtaatactaaaaacaaaatgcggaacacgaaaacaagaaacttaacattaaaatataaaaaaaacaaaataaagtaatatcaGCAGCGCTCACTACGCGGCGGCACATCACAGACACTGGGGCATACAGATTATTGTCCGGGAAACATCACAGGTAGCACAATCAGGGGCGGAGAAGTACACTATATACGTAACCTGTGGCAATGGTACGGTGTTGGTGAGGACGGTGGAGACAGCTTCACCAAAAAAATGTGCCAGGCGATAAAGGCTGTGCGGAACCGTCTGGAGAAGCTCCGGTCGTCGCCGCCTGCTGTCTGGCCTCCGccgtctgccttcctccctcctgcgACCTCGAACGCCAACCCCAGCTGGTGCGAACCACCGCGACGACAGGTGGATTGGCAAACAAGCTAGGCCAGCTAGTAGCTGACTCGTCGCTGATCCACGCTCGGGGTGGATTGCAGGCAGGTTGCAGTAATGAGCGTTTCTCCGTACCGAAGCCACAGTGTATAAGATCTCCATGGGGTCCACGGCAGCAATACGCATCGTTCTAACGTGATCAGATGAAGATCCGTGCGGGTGCGAGTGTCGGCGCCaaacaagggaggaaaatgaggtg contains:
- the LOC119599001 gene encoding uncharacterized protein LOC119599001 — translated: MLSCHRTHYVIVKPPTYSTMSIGAASATFRVPARLECESRDDDDLVGHGCSPGRSRSWGEVVVVARHSRPYSHTSFSSLVWRRHSHPHGSSSDHVRTMRIAAVDPMEILYTVASVRRNAHYCNLPAIHPERGSATSQLLAGLACLPIHLSSRWFAPAGVGVRGRRREEGRRRRPDSRRRRPELLQTVPHSLYRLAHFFGEAVSTVLTNTVPLPQVTYIVYFSAPDCATCDVSRTIICMPQCL